The nucleotide window tttacttttttaaTGGAGAAATTATAagtttttataataaatgagacaatataaaaataacaaaaaagaaaagataaataaaaatacatgtaaaacaaataattataaggtaaactatattatttcaaatatgtaatatattatatatatatatataaatcattttgGAAATTAAATGGAAATGTATATACTATATgtatcaaatatatatatatatatatatatatttatttatttatttatttgaaaaaaagatacacattattaaataaaataaaaaaatataattataaattaatatagaaatatttaaatatcTTCATCACTATCACTGCATTCctataaagaaaaaaaaaaaaaaagaaattcaaggtatataatatcatcgttgttatattaattacatatattaatttttctacattctaaaaattatagcttttacattattaataattattatttattattatattttattatattttattatattttattatatatttttttgggggggtttattttttattttaaaactATCTTaccatattatttataactttctttttgtataaaaacatttctaaatcttttgttttaaaattatcattatctGTTAAGGgtaaacataataaaataaagcatgaaaaaatatatatatatatatatatataatatgtatattttattttattttttttttacttcCAAAATCTTCGAAACCCACACAAGTTTGTATCAACACTCCATCAATAAATAAGCATAAACTTGGTAAAactttaatatttaatttattcataaaaaatagaCAGTTTTTTGCTTCCATTCTATAAAgaaatacatacatatatgcatatatatatatataatattttattgaatatatgaagttcttaatttttttttatataaataaagatgatatatcattttaatTCCTCACTTGATAAATTTAGTAGCTAAATGTTTATTAGCTAATTTGATTAAATGGGAGTGTAAAATGTCGCATCTTTTAAAACTGttatcataaaaatgacAAACCTATAAAAAACCAAAATATAAgtaaatatgaataattttattttattatttattattattttatttttattttttttttataaatccACTTACTACattgttatttttaagaACACAAGGTAAAAAGTCCTTTTCACAAACTTCTGTATAGACTCCATCTCTTTTTAattctctttttttcttttaatacaataataaataaacgaagaaatatacaataagaatataaataattaagtataaataaataaatatatatatatatatatatatatatatattatgtatatgcTCCTTTTTTTACTTTAAATTCCATGAGTCTTTTTTCTCTCCATTTACGAATTTCTTCTTCGTCACTACTTTCGCCTACTAAAGAAGTTGTTAATTCggttttataatttatctcaatgttattatttttatttttattattttttttttaataatatatatgattatatttacaCCCATATAAATTTCTTCATAAATGCTTAAGAATAGacacataaatatacatttatatatttattattatatatcaaataccattcttttcttcatttCCATCAACTATGAGTCCTTCATCTTTCTCGTCATCatgtttttgtttttttttttcaacCAATTTACACTCTTTTTCTATATCTTCTTTGGCTTTTTCCTGCACAATTAAAggttaaaaaaaaatatatagtattatatataaaaataaataaatatacatatatatatatatatatatatatatttgtcTTGCAATGCTTATggatatttatatcattatgGGTACgcaaatattttattaacatatttaggcatatatatttaaatattatgcATTACTAATGTGAGTGTTGTACATATATCGCTCAATTTATTTTTGGgtatcatatttttattatatttaattgaACTATTTTTAcgaaaaataattttttcttttttttctttaattcTTTGGAATTCCTATAAAGCGatatcttcttttttgtttttgttaCATATGATTAAAGGATAGATAATCctatatacatatatattatacaaatatgtaataattacatatgtttttttcccctcatttatttatactttaaaatatgattagaacaaattaattattatatatatgtgcataTATAGGTTTGTTTAtaactaaaaaaaaaataaaaaggaaaaaaaaaaagaaaggagaaataatgaaaagaaagaaataaaggtggtacataaataaaaactaagataaaaaaaaaatttaaataaacaaaaatataaatataatgtcataaaaaaaaaaaaaaaaaaaaaaaaaaaaaaaaaaaaaatttaataaataaaaataataaaaataaaaaaataaaaaataaaaataaaaaaatattttaaaatttttttttttttttttttttttNNNNNNNNNNNNNNNNNNNNNNNNNNNNNNNNNNNNNNNNNNNNNNNNNNNNNNNNNNNNNNNNNNNNNNNNNNNNNNNNNNNNNNNNNNNNNNNNNNNNNNNNNNNNNNNNNNNNNNNNNNNNNNNNNNNNNNNNNNNNNNNNNNNNNNNNNNNNNNNNNNNNNNNNNNNNNNNNNNNNNNNNNNNNNNNNNNNNNNNNNNNNNNNNNNNNNNNNNNNNNNNNNNNNNNNNNNNNNNNNNNNNNNNNNNNNNNNNNNNNNNNNNNNNNNNNNNNNNNNNNNNNNNNNNNNNNNNNNNNNNNNNNNNNNNNNNNNNNNNNNNNNNNNNNNNNNNNNNNNNNNNNNNNNNNNNNNNNNNNNNNNNNNNNNNNNNNNNNNNNNNNNNNNNNNNNNNNNNNNNaaaaaaaaaaaaaaagggaattagatatatagatattataatatttgcaaattcataattataaatatggaaatattataagaatatttgaattttatttaagattttaatttaaaaaaaataaaataaaagtcaccaatatatatatatatatatatatatttatttatttatttatttatattttttataaattttatttataataatattatattaattcaatactgaatttatattttatcattttctattttattttgttttttgGGTACtacaaaattatatatatatatatataaattatgtgaaatatttttatatatatttattctcatacataatacataaataactttatttgtatgtatataatattatgaatatatttatttcatcttttagtaggtatatttatttaagattatttcttttcttttcttatgattttgtttttattttttttttttttgatatgTTTGCACAGTAATAAGTGCTAGTCTTATATTCTCTTcttatgtaaaatatataattattttttttatgctatgccaattattattaatttcttAATTTTATTCTGTTATAATTCCGTGTGtaattattacaaaatagcttattcttttaaattaaagtgactatatattttatctcaaacaaatataatattcgaaaaaattaaaaagaaaaaacaaatggttaaaataaaatcgacataattaaatttatgGAATTTGATAATACTCCTTTGCAATATTTTTGATctatatatgttaaaattcttttctaatatatttcGTTCTCCAATCTTCTAAAGGAAAAGcctattaaaaaaaaaaaaaaaaaaaagagaatatatgaaatacGGCGAactataattttttcaggaatatatatatatatatatatataaaatgtataataataatatagattCATTTTTACTTGTAGCTTTCTCGTAAAACTtagaatatatttgttaattATTATTCCAACTATAAAGGACAATATCATCTGAATATAGAATCCATCAACAAGCACACATTTTCCTGTAGAACAAATAATtgttatttaaataaagatattatatatatatatatatatatatatatataactaaAATAGGAAAATCATATATACCTTTATAACAAAATTCCTTATCAGTGTAATCAAGTAAccataaaaatatagtaGACCACTAAGAAGAAAAGACAAagagaaaaagaaatattgTGGAAATGATATAACTAATAagttaatattatatcacataataatatatacatatatatatatgtacgTATATTATCAAATTACGTGTGAGCCCAAATTATTCACAGTATTTAAAAAGGTCATATATGTCCCTCCTATTTTAGGGTctgatattatattttgaaaacTCATCTAACcataaaaagaaaaaagcataatgtatatatataattattatatcagAATATTTTACCATGTTGTACAAACATactttaaaatatatagaggtgaatatatttacactatataatatttatttcttttattttgtattttctATGATTACCGATGAGACAGTCATTAAATCGATTGAGAAATTATTAAACACATGTgccatatatatatacatgtaataaaaataaaatttcatatttgtactttgtattttatttgaatacatatatttgGTTATAGGTAGTAAGGtagataaaataatatttgaaaaatatcTTAATACATATccaaaataataaacatcCAATGGCTTCaatttttgtataattttcCCAATAATAGCTGGGGATATAATTGATACAGGTATATACAGTGGATTAAATATAGCAAATTCCTCTTTAGTTATCCCTCTTtttaacattttaaaatttgTTCCTACCTCTACAGAAGCAAATGGCAAACGGTTAattaagaataaaataataaatattttcattgggggtagaaataataattcgTACAATGTTTTATAGGTATCTTTTGCATTTGCAAATTCGTTTATTTCACTATATTGCTTTTGAATATTGGTTTgttttatatcatttatttttatatgttcatttGTTCTTATTTggttatttatttttttaggataattcatttttgcattattcattttatcGTCACACTTTTGTGCTTctgaaatattataattatccATTTCATTactattttttaatttatttttttcttcatgTTGATCTGACATCTCTTTCTTAAAACAGGTAAATATAGTAAGCATTAGTATAAATGTCCCCCAGAATTTTAAAAACTTTTTCATATCAACAAATGGTTGAAATGATGGGTACAAAAGATCCAACTTTTCATATGTATTTCTATAATATGTTGATTTATTGAAtattaaatacataaacgtaatatattttttgaatatatagAAGCATATGTTTTTGTTATTTAATGTTAAAAAGGATAATTGCGATAAGCAATAACCTATGTTTTGTCCCAGTATATTGCACGTAGAAGCCGCtctaaaaaaatataaataaatcaataaattatatatatattaatatataataatcatatattatataatggttatatccatattgtgtatatttatattcaatGTGGTATTAGTCcatttttactttttattttcttcagAAAGCATGGTTAAAGCCCACCCGTCCACAGCAATATCTTGTGTAGCCATTAGAAAAAAGagaagaaagaaaaaaagtGTTAAGAAAAATAAGTTCGGAATATTGTCTTTTTCTCCTAACCAAATACTGACATTATTactaaaatatatcatcGTAAAACTGCAAAATAGctaaaataaaagaaaaaaaaaaaaaaaattataaataaataaaaaaattaatataatataatatatataattcgtataatacaaatagtaaataattatatgtatacgCCATTTGTAGATATCTATTTCATAATACAAATGATTAGAATATACAAATCCAACCTGTAGTGGTATTATCCAACTTTTCCTCCTTCcaattcttttattatataccGAATCAACTATAGGTGCccataataattttatgctgaaaaatataataatgatacatattaaaaaaaatattaatcgtatacatatatataggtTTATTTGTGGTTAcacaaatattttaaaagtGTACTAGAATTTACCTGAAAGGTATACTAACTAATGATAATATACTCAATTGAGAATAGCTGACTTTATCTTGTATGATTAATGGTACTACGGACGAAACTCCAATTGGTACACcttgaagaaaaaatgatataaattaaatatgtgtaattaataaatacataagcatatatgtacatatatatatatatatatatatatatatatatatatatatatatatatatattatataaatatgttttattctcatttttgtttatttaaaaaaaatgttatattttgaatattatatcttcTCAAATGTACTATTTTTCTTATACCCTGTATAGTATATAGtgataataagaatattatattataatagtCCTGATTTctttttgatatattttgtttcaCATGCTGTCCATCTTTCGTATCATATTTTAActtctttctttttatgaaaaaattatattcaaAATTTTCAAATAAACGATTGAACATAGTGAGAAAAAAGTGTGTTAagattttataatttaatttttattttaaaattttgtttcataaatttatttttttatgatttgtcattcttaaaaaaacccaaacaaaatcaaaaaaaaaaaaaaaaaaaaaaaaaaaatttataccAAAATAGGAAAAATGGGAAATGAAATTAAAGAATattgaatattataaaatatatatatatatatatatatatatatattacaaaaagaaaaaaaatatatttatatacattattcCTTTGAAGcgttttttttattattttaagtattcctttttaatataaatatatatatatatgtatattatatatatgaataaaatatgtattatatacttttatcatgtattttcttttctttccttttttataaaataattaataaaattcatttctttttttttttgaattaagaataaaattaaaagagaataaaaatcaaatataatattttcattttggaaataaaaaattattcttttatataatggGAATGTATTTTccatttttcttattttcttttgttttaataatataaaatagttaattttatgaaaattatataaaaattataataaatgtattattttatatatatttgtgtatataataattatatatatatacaactATTTCAATAGTGTTTTTGTTtgtatttgtatatttttcttattaaacaatacaaaattttaattaaaaaaaaaatataaataggtaattatatatatatatatatatatatataaatgtaatatatgcaaatcaaaaataaattttaaaaaaatgaataaatgtaaataaaaatattatattaaaagagtatatataaaataataaaatataattaatttttaatgataaaaaaaaaaaaaaaaaaaaaaaattcaaatgTTATTTCATCCATCTCGGTCTTTATTCTTCTCTATCtataaaattgaaaaataaataaatatataaataaataaatatataaataaataaataaataaatatatatatatatatatatatatatatatatataaataaataaataaatatataaataaatatataaataaataaataaatatataaataaataaatttatatataaataaataaaggagacagaaatattaacatttcaatataaataagaaatataaatgattataataacatgtatttatatatatattaatctatttatacaatttttataaatttgtTACTTACTCCACATCGAtagattattattataggcagaataattatagttcctattgttataattattttgttgTTGATACTGTGtattttgataataattctGTAATCCTGGAGGGGTTTGTAAAGCATAGctaaaattattatagttaaaaaaattgttattattatctcTATTTCCATTGTATACATTACTATTGCTAtaatttcaaaaaaaaaaaaaataaaaataaataaataaaataaaataaaataaaataataataataataaaaggattaatagtatattataagttattataaaaattataaaatttaacatatatttatattatattttatttttttttaacttaCAAGTTGCTGGTGTAATTAAAACTGTTTTTGTTACTCctattataattataatttaaattatagtgatttaaatttttttcattaatacTATTCCAATTATTTCTGTATGCACTTacatttgtattattattattagttgtaatattattatttaagtaattattattttgttctttatCTTGAGACATATTAAATCCTGGTGGTATATTAAAACTACttgaatttatattataataattgctattatgatataattgtttgcttatataattattttgattattcTGTGAAgcattatttatattatttgtatctGCCTTTCCTGTAACAGATGAAGATGTTGAAGATGCAGTATTTTGAGATGTATTGGGCTGTATTTGGTTTTGCGTATATTGTCCtaatgaattattattattcaatAAATTTTGTTGATGTTGCCCTGTATGTTTATTTTGAATAGTTTGTTGGTTTGTACTCattgaattatttttattgtgTGTATGTAGGTTTTGTTTTAAGCTTTGTGTTGATGTTTGTAATTGTAaatcattcatatttttatttaattgttgcttattttttaaatctgTTGTGCTACATGAAATACTCATATTAGTGTTTAGGTTATTATTAATGTTGTTCAGAGATAAATTAGCAAGTCCACTATTGGTAGTACTATCTACACACACaccattattattattattattattattattattgttgttgttattgttattattattattgttattattattgttgctattattgttatttacATTGGCTGCATTTTGATTAACATTATTTGTTGAATTATCATGAGTCAAATTTATAGCTTGATGTGTTCCTGTTATTGTCATATCTCCAGAGTTACTaacattatcatcatctgCATTGAGTTGATTTTTCTTAACATTATTTCcatttataaaattcaCAAAACTATTATTCATGTGgatgttattattatgtgcATATAAATTAGATTCATCGAAATTCtcataatttatattataattgaAATTGTTGTTATGTATACTActacttttattataatgattattCATTAATCCATATTGTGGAACCAATGCTTGTGTTGTATAACCATTATAAGGAATGTTGTTGTATGGATATGACAAGTTTCCataagaataattataCTGATTGGCTAAACCTGGAGGAGAATTATATGTACTATacatgttattattattcaaattATTCATACCCATATTCATTAagttaatattattaatatcacTGCTGGTATTTTTATTcgtaatatttatgtttgatgtattattattattattattattggTTGCACTACTcgtattattattatttgtagTAATAACTGTAGCACTAgttgtattattattaataccACTTGTcgatatattattatttactaCATTTTGATGACTTCGTAAAAATTTCTGGGATATTTGATTTAATTGTATTGAATTAGTGTCATCcaaatcattattatcataattcttatttttaaacGAGCCTTGAAGATATTTACTGTTTTTACCACTCATAAAAGCCGCAGAAGAATTTTCTTGGGATCCATGTGTTGCAACAGTTGATGATTTATTAAGAAAAGCTGTATTTGTAGAGGTATTTAACAAATgttttgtattattaattGGTGTTTGTAATTGTTGATGACTTAATGAATTGGATGCTGATGATGCTCCGATCTTGGGTAATGTCAAAttatttgatttattattattattgttgttgttatttatatgatgtGAATTTTTATTGGATGATACATAAGTAGATTTATTTTTGCTTTCATTGaataaatcattattattaatactaTTTATActgttattattatggtaatcttctcttttttggtttttatttttaaaatcgAAATGTTTAAATTCTCTATCCTTTTGGTTTCTTAAATCCGAATGATTTCCGTCATAATTACGattgttcatattgttattattttcttctttataatACTGTGAcgatatattattatcattattactGAATCCCATTGATGATGCTTCTAAGgcataattttttcttatattatttattttctttttatgttcagcatttaatattttattattattatcaacctcatttaacatattattatgtttcATATGTTCCATAACACAGTTTTCGGACATATTGAaattttcaatattatcaccacttatattgatattaccaaaaaatatttttttattcatattacCTAAAAGAGATAAATTCGGCATATATATTGGTATATCATTTTTCTCCTTTCCTTCTTGTTCTTCTGTTTTCATCATATCATCTATAACAAATTGTTCTACATTTGATACAGGACTACTTAAACCCTTCATATTATTGTTCAACTTATTCTTTCCTTTTTTCATATCAACAGATGTATTTAATGctgttttattatttataccTTTTATCAAAGCAGattcattattttgtaattcTTCTTGatccatttttttctttttcttttttaatttcttttcatCTAAAGTTTGTTCACTTTTGTTAGCTtggttattatttttattatctttttttttttcttcatttaattttttatttacatgTTTATCATTTAAAACTTTCACATCAGTTGTATGTTGTCCTTTCGTTGCAGTAGAATCTTCAACTGTAgctttttttaattttttctttttctctttatttttttcttctctTAATTTATTTCCAGATTGTGAATCAATTACTGCTGCATCTGTTACactttttttgttaatacTTTGATTGttgttaatattttctttttgagatttttcattttttaattctttatttgAATTTGCATCTTTTTTAGGTGAACGAAGAGTTTCTTCTTtctcattattattttgagTACCATTTGTAATTACGGATACCCACAATTTTTctgttttattatttttgattGGTATCAATTGGcattttgattttttcatatcatttttttcttcttctgCATTCTTAACAAGAGTTTGTTGCtgtgtttttattttggatacatcatttttattatgttcttctaaatttgatattttcataatattgCCATTCACAACAGATGCATATGAGGTATTAATATTTGTTGgtgatttttttttgttggTACCGACTGTTGTGTTTTCAATAACTTTTCTATTAACATCATGATCAAATTCATTTGTTTCTTCTGTAACAGTTGTCATATCGTAATTTAACTTTTGTCCAGTATATGGATCATACTCTAGATCtatactattattatttttacttgatgttcttttttttttgaaatcCTTTTTTGATAATAAACCTTTCTTTTGAGTTCctttattaaaagaagaattaaTATGACTACTATTTGcagaattatataaacttaatttattattagtattattattaaaaagagAATATCTATTTTTTGCATTTTTTGCCATAAGTGATTCATTTAAAGGTTTCGTAGTACTATAtctattataatttttattaaaatatttatcatggtaattaaaattattatatctattAAAATGCGCATGACCACTTGCTAGATTTGATGCATGAGAAAATTTATTCTTCAAATCTTTTTTTCCATAATGATCATCagtatatttataatcaGCTAATAgtttattactattattattattattattattattatcttctaatttaagataatttttttttttatgcaaataattaaaataactatttttattgcttcttttattatgaagaaaaaattcattttcttcttcttcatcttcataataatcatgattattaatatgaaatTCTTGATGATTAACATCATCCTCTTctatttcttcttcttcatcatattcttcatcatattcatttatattattatgatcatTATTAAAACCCTGAgcatttttatgttttataaaattctCATGATTAACATCATTTAATGTCTTAAACAAATTTTTACCTTTTTTATGTTTGCCATCTTTTTGTTTAA belongs to Plasmodium reichenowi strain SY57 chromosome 10, whole genome shotgun sequence and includes:
- a CDS encoding acetyl-CoA transporter, putative, encoding MFNRLFENFEYNFFIKRKKLKYDTKDGQHVKQNISKRNQDYYNIIFLLSLYTIQGVPIGVSSVVPLIIQDKVSYSQLSILSLVSIPFSIKLLWAPIVDSVYNKRIGRRKSWIIPLQLFCSFTMIYFSNNVSIWLGEKDNIPNLFFLTLFFFLLFFLMATQDIAVDGWALTMLSEENKKAASTCNILGQNIGYCLSQLSFLTLNNKNICFYIFKKYITFMYLIFNKSTYYRNTYEKLDLLYPSFQPFVDMKKFLKFWGTFILMLTIFTCFKKEMSDQHEEKNKLKNSNEMDNYNISEAQKCDDKMNNAKMNYPKKINNQIRTNEHIKINDIKQTNIQKQYSEINEFANAKDTYKTLYELLFLPPMKIFIILFLINRLPFASVEVGTNFKMLKRGITKEEFAIFNPLYIPVSIISPAIIGKIIQKLKPLDVYYFGYVLRYFSNIILSTLLPITKYMYSNKIQSTNMKFYFYYMYIYMAHVFNNFSIDLMTVSSMSFQNIISDPKIGGTYMTFLNTVNNLGSHWSTIFLWLLDYTDKEFCYKGKCVLVDGFYIQMILSFIVGIIINKYILSFTRKLQAFPLEDWRTKYIRKEF
- a CDS encoding phosducin-like protein, putative, which translates into the protein MIPKNKLSDICTTLTLEKAKEDIEKECKLVEKKKQKHDDEKDEGLIVDGNEEKNVGESSDEEEIRKWREKRLMEFKKKRELKRDGVYTEVCEKDFLPCVLKNNNVVCHFYDNSFKRCDILHSHLIKLANKHLATKFIKMEAKNCLFFMNKLNIKVLPSLCLFIDGVLIQTCVGFEDFGNNDNFKTKDLEMFLYKKKVINNMECSDSDEDI
- a CDS encoding hypothetical protein (conserved Plasmodium protein, unknown function) — translated: MVKNTSNETMVLSLKNLSKNKWSSLSKKQLDDKSSYSPRTEKLMEIISPILDYYGYNREDVYNFISLYKFDIEKIQLELCNIMESKEGKDEGLWKTVKSKKSKKPAEKNNKKNSFTPNNLNKKGSRNIEKLFSKGFNVKDKDVKKSNINNSNNNNNNSNNTKSAVINTGVTTTADQKMVIINNKVNHYPNTQTKNENVTLLQDMNKKSQDDKAIKKNLNDYSNKTLNIKNVSAVEKHQGEHNVNDNVTSQKSKKKKGTSTHNDIKNSTNENANNDLLKYAIKQKDGKHKKGKNLFKTLNDVNHENFIKHKNAQGFNNDHNNINEYDEEYDEEEEIEEDDVNHQEFHINNHDYYEDEEEENEFFLHNKRSNKNSYFNYLHKKKNYLKLEDNNNNNNNNSNKLLADYKYTDDHYGKKDLKNKFSHASNLASGHAHFNRYNNFNYHDKYFNKNYNRYSTTKPLNESLMAKNAKNRYSLFNNNTNNKLSLYNSANSSHINSSFNKGTQKKGLLSKKDFKKKRTSSKNNNSIDLEYDPYTGQKLNYDMTTVTEETNEFDHDVNRKVIENTTVGTNKKKSPTNINTSYASVVNGNIMKISNLEEHNKNDVSKIKTQQQTLVKNAEEEKNDMKKSKCQLIPIKNNKTEKLWVSVITNGTQNNNEKEETLRSPKKDANSNKELKNEKSQKENINNNQSINKKSVTDAAVIDSQSGNKLREEKNKEKKKKLKKATVEDSTATKGQHTTDVKVLNDKHVNKKLNEEKKKDNKNNNQANKSEQTLDEKKLKKKKKKMDQEELQNNESALIKGINNKTALNTSVDMKKGKNKLNNNMKGLSSPVSNVEQFVIDDMMKTEEQEGKEKNDIPIYMPNLSLLGNMNKKIFFGNINISGDNIENFNMSENCVMEHMKHNNMLNEVDNNNKILNAEHKKKINNIRKNYALEASSMGFSNNDNNISSQYYKEENNNNMNNRNYDGNHSDLRNQKDREFKHFDFKNKNQKREDYHNNNSINSINNNDLFNESKNKSTYVSSNKNSHHINNNNNNNNKSNNLTLPKIGASSASNSLSHQQLQTPINNTKHLLNTSTNTAFLNKSSTVATHGSQENSSAAFMSGKNSKYLQGSFKNKNYDNNDLDDTNSIQLNQISQKFLRSHQNVVNNNISTSGINNNTTSATVITTNNNNTSSATNNNNNNNTSNINITNKNTSSDINNINLMNMGMNNLNNNNMYSTYNSPPGLANQYNYSYGNLSYPYNNIPYNGYTTQALVPQYGLMNNHYNKSSSIHNNNFNYNINYENFDESNLYAHNNNIHMNNSFVNFINGNNVKKNQLNADDDNVSNSGDMTITGTHQAINLTHDNSTNNVNQNAANVNNNNSNNNNNNNNNNNNNNNNNNNNNNNNGVCVDSTTNSGLANLSLNNINNNLNTNMSISCSTTDLKNKQQLNKNMNDLQLQTSTQSLKQNLHTHNKNNSMSTNQQTIQNKHTGQHQQNLLNNNNSLGQYTQNQIQPNTSQNTASSTSSSVTGKADTNNINNASQNNQNNYISKQLYHNSNYYNINSSSFNIPPGFNMSQDKEQNNNYLNNNITTNNNNTNVSAYRNNWNSINEKNLNHYNLNYNYNRSNKNSFNYTSNFNSNVYNGNRDNNNNFFNYNNFSYALQTPPGLQNYYQNTQYQQQNNYNNRNYNYSAYNNNLSMWNREE